CCGGCATCGCGATCGACTGGGTCGCGGGCATCTCGATCGGCGCGGTCAACGCCGCGATCGTCGCCGGCAACCCGCCCGAGCGACGCGTCGAGCGACTGAAGGCATTCTGGGACACGACGACCTCGGCGCTGCCCAGTTTCCCGATCTTCCCGCAGGATCAGGTTCGCGAATTCGTCCATGAATGGTCGGCGTGGAGCGTGATGGCGACGGGCGTGCCCGGGTTCTTCAGCCCACGCGGCGTGCCGCCGACCTTTGCCGCACCCGGCACGCCCGCGGCACTCAGCTTCTACGATTCGGCGCCGCTGGCAAAGACTCTCGACACGCTGATCGACTGGGATCTGTTGAATACCGGGCCGGTGCGGCTGTCGGTCGGCGCGGTGGACGTGGAAAGCGGCAACTTCCGCTATTTCGACACCAGTAGCGAGCGACTCGATGCGCGCCACATCATGGCGTCAGGCGCACTGCCCCCGGGGCTTCCCCCGGTCGAGATCGACGGGCGCTGGTATTGGGATGGCGGGATCGTGTCGAACACGCCGCTGACGCATGTGCTCGATCATCAGACGGCCGAAATGCTCGTCTTCCAGGTCGACCTGTTCTCCGCGAGCGCGGACCGGCCGAAAACGATCATGGACGTGATGGCGCGCGAAAAGGAGATCCGCTTTTCCAGCCGCACTCGTCAGGTGTCAGCGGAGAGGCTGAAATTGCGCAAGGAGCGCGAGGCCATCCGCACGCTCATCGCCAAGCTGCCGCCCGAACTGCGCAAGGATCCGGAAGTCGCAGCGCTCGCGCAGGAGGCCGATGAACCGCCGGTCAGCCTGGTCCACCTGATCTACCGCGCCAACGCCTGGGAAGGCGGCGCGCGCGACTTCGAATTTTCCGCCCGGACGATGCGCGAACACTGGACCGCCGGCCGCGCCGCGGTCGCCGAGACGATGGCCAAGTCGCGGCTGGTGGCGAGCAACATCCTCGACGGACGCACCGCGGCGTTCGACCTGACGCGGGGCTGAGCCCTTTACGACTGAACAGAAGGACACGCGCATGTTCCTGAAAGGCAAGACTGCCCTTATCACCGGCTCCACCTCGGGCATCGGCCTTGCCTATGCCAAGGCGCTGGCCGGCGAAGGCGCGAACATCGTCATCAACGGCTTCGGCGATACGGACGCGATCGAGAAGGAACGCGCAGCGCTGGAGCAAACCAGCGGGGGCAAGGCGCTCTATTCGGGTCACGACCTGACCAAGGTCGACCAGATCGAAGCGATGATGCGGCAAGCCGCGGACACTTTCGGCGGCGTCGACATCCTCATCAACAACGCGGGCATGCAGCATGTCGCGCCGGTCGAGGCGTTTCCGCTCGACAAATGGGACCTGATCATCGCGCTCAACCTCAACGCCGCCTTCCACACGACGCGCCTTGCGGTGCCGTATATGAAGGAGAAAAAGTGGGGCCGGATCGTCCAGACCGCGTCGGCGCACAGCCTGGTCGCCTCACCGTTCAAATCGGCCTATGTCACCGCCAAACATGGCCTGGCCGGCTTCACCAAGACGGTCGCGCTGGAGCTGGCGACCTTCGGCGTCACCGCCAATTGCATTTCGCCGGGCTATGTCTGGACGCCGCTGGTCGAGAACCAGATCCCCGACACGATGAAGGCGCGCGGGATGACGCGCGATCAGGTCATCAACGACGTGCTGCTGGCGGGCCAGCCGACCAAGCAGTTCGTGACCCCCGAACAGGTCGCCGCCACCGCATTGTTCCTGTGCAGTGATGCCGCGTCGCAGATTACGGGCGCAAATCTGTCTGTCGACGGCGGCTGGACCGCGGCGTGAGCGCATTCGCGTTCCTGACCGCGGCGCTGGCGGCCTGCACGCCCGTCCAGGACGGTGCCTCGGCACAAACCGGAGCGACCGCCCCGGCGACCGAGTGCCGCCTGCCGTCGGGCGCCAATTGGCGCGAGGTCGCGACGCCCGACGATCGTACTCGCCTGCGCACCTGGCGCGACGCATGGACGGCCGCGCTCGACACGATTCGCGCACGGGGTGGACTGGCGGCGGTGACGGGAGAAGGCGCGCTGCTCGAACCCGACCGCGCGCTCGGCACCGATCCGATGCCACCCGCGGGCGACTATCGCTGCCGCACCATCAAACTCGGCGTTCGCGACGAAACGCGGGCGCCCGTCGCTCCCCAAGCCGCACTGCCTTGCCGGATCGCGCGCGATGGCGACGTCCTGCGGCTGACGCAGGGGGAAGGACCGCAGCGGGTCAATGGAACACTCTATCCCGACACCGCAGTGCGCGGCGTGTTTCTCGGCACGCTGGCACTCACCGACGAGCCGACGCCGCTTGCCTATGGGTCGGACAGCATGCGCGACATGGCCGGGCTGGTCGAGCGCGTCGCGGATGGCAAGTGGCGCATCGTCCTGCCGCGGCCGGCGCTCGAATCGACGCTCGACGTGATCGAGGTGACGCCGGCGGGGTGACCCATCCTCCCCTGCACGGGGAGGTGGCAGGCCGTAGGCCTGACGGAGGGGTGTCCCGCTATCGAGAGGGCGACACCCCTCCGTCGCGCCGACGCGCGCCACCTCCCGTTACCAGGGAGTACTTTGCTTCAATGATCGATGCTGCTCCCCAGCGCGGCGTGCACCAGCCCGCCGTCGACGGTGATCGTCTCGCCGATCACATAATCCCCCGCCCGGCTGGCGAGGTAGATCGCCGCGCCCGCCATATCCTCGGCCTCGCCGATACGCCCCGCAGGAATGCTCTTGCCGACGGCGTCGCCGTGGTCGCGCGCGGCCTTGTTCATGTCACTGGCGAAAGCACCGGGCGCGATCGAGGTGACGTTGATCCCGTCGCGCACCAGCCGCGCAGCCATCCGCTTGGTCAGCTGGATCAGCGCCGCCTTGGATGCCTGATAGCTATAGGTTTCCCACGCATTCAGACGCATGCCGTCGATCGAGGTGATGTTGATGACCTTGGCGGGCCGCGTGCGCGCCGCCCCGGCCTTCAGCGCGGCATGGAGTGCCTGCGTCAGGAAGAAGGGCGATTTGACGTTCAGGTCCATGACCTTGTCCCAGCCGCTTTCGGGGAACTCCTCGAATGGCACGCCCCACGCCGCGCCGGCATTGTTGACGAGGATGTCGAGCGCGCTTTCCTGCTCCGCCAGCTGCTCGGCCAGCGCCTTGCACCCGGCGACGGTCGACACGTCTTGCGGCAGCGCGATGCAGTTGGGCCCGAGTTCCTCGGCGGTCGCGAAACACGCCTCGGCCTTGCGCGCGGAAATATACACCTTGGCGCCCGACTCGATGAAGCCGCGTGCGATCATCTTGCCGATCCCGCGGCTGCCCCCGGTGACGAGAGCGACGCGGCCGTCGAGGCGGAAGAGGGTGTTGGTGTCCATCATTATCTCCCTCTCCCCGTTCGGGGAGAGGGCCGGGGAGAGGGGCAGTCTCTCGATCCCGGCCCTGTCGCTTGTGGTTGTCGACTGCCCCTCTCCCAACCCTCTCCCCGAACGGGGAGAAGGCTTTGATTACCCGCCGCGCTTCATCGTCTCGCGGGCGATGATCAGTTGCTGAATCTGGCTGGTGCCCTCGTAAATGCGGAACAGGCGAACGTCGCGGTACAGCCGCTCGATGCCGTGGTCGGCGATGTATCCCGCGCCGCCATAGATCTGCACCGCCCGGTCGGCGACGCGGCCGACCATCTCGGATGCAAAATATTTGGCCGCCGCGCTTTCCAGCACGACGTCCGCGCCGCGGTCCTTCCTGTCCGCAGCGTCGAGCACCAGCGCACGGGCGGCCAGCGCCTCGGTCTTCGAATCAGCAATCATCGCCTGGACCAGCTGATGTTCCCCGATCGCCTTGCCAAACTGCTTGCGCTCACACGCATATGCGACGCTGTCGGCGATCAGGCGTTCGGCGACGCCGACGCAGACCGCCGCAATATGCAGCCGCCCGCGGTCGAGCACCCGCATCGCGATCTTGAAGCCTTCGCCCTCGGCACCCAGCCGGTTGGCGGCGGGGACGGGGACGTCGTCGAAATGGACGTCGGCGACCTTCGCGCCCTTCTGCCCCATCTTCTTCTCGGGCTCGCCGACCGACACGCCGGGCAGATCGCGGGGCACGAGGAACGCCGACACGCCGCGCCCGCCCGGATCGTCCCCGGTGCGCGCCATGACGGTAAACAGGTCGGCACGGTCGGCATTGGTGATATAGCGCTTCGTCCCCGACAGCCGGTACACATCGGCGCCGTTCGAATCCTTGGTTCGCACCGCGCGCGTCTGCACCGCGCCCGAATCGGATCCGACGTCGGGTTCGGTGAGGGCGAAGCTGGTCACCACCTCGCCGCTCGCGATCCGCGGCAGCCACGCGGCCTTCTGTTCGTCGGTGCCGGCCATCACCAGTCCCTGGCTGCCGATCCCGACATTGGTGCCGAACGCGGAACGAAACGCAGGCGTCGTCCGGCCGAGTTCGATCGCAATGCGCGCTTCCTCGGCCATCGTCAGCCCGAGCCCGCCATAGTCTTCGGCGATCGACAGGCCGAACAGGCCCATCGCCTTCATCTCGTCGATAATCTCGGGCGGCACGGCATCGTCTGCCTCGACCCGCGCCTCGATCGGGCGCAGGCGGTCGGCGACGAAGCGGCGGACCTGCGTGACGAGCGCGTCGAACGTCTCCGCATCGAGAGCCATGGCTGCATCCGCTCCTTTCGATTTGGTTCAGGACTATCGCTCGATCGAGCCATTTGCAACCGTACCCGATATTCGAGATGGCGGAATCTCGGCGGACTGTTCGACGGTGCACGCCGACGCCTCGGCGACGGGCAGGGCTCGGGCTGGCCAGCGCTCCAGCGGTCGCCGAAGAACGAGATGCTTCAAACCCCGCGCCATTGGTTCTAAGCCCGTCCCATGCGCTGGTATCACCCGCTCCTCTTCGCCCTCGACGCCGAACAGGCGCACCGCCTTACCATCCGCGCCCTGGCCGCGGCGGGGAAGCGGACCGGCAAGGTCGTGACCAGCCCGCGGCTCGCGAACATCGTCGCCGGCGTGCATTTCCCCAATCCGGTCGGGCTGGCGGCGGGCGCGGACAAGGACGGCGAAGCGGTCCATGGCTTCCACGGTCTAGGCTTCGGCAGCGTGGAGGTCGGCACGCTCACTCCGCTGCCCCAGGCGGGCAATCCGAAGCCGCGGCTGTTCCGGCTGGTCGAGGACCGCGGGGTCATCAACCGCATGGGCTTCAACAACGGCGGGTTGCAGGCCGCGCTCGACCGGCTGCCGCGCGAGCGCGCCGGGGTGCTGGGCATCAACGTCGGCGCAAACAAGGACGCGACCGATCGCATCGCCGATTATGTGACCGGCGTGGCCCTGGCGAGTCGCTGCGCCGATTACGTCACGATCAACATTTCGTCGCCGAATACGCCAGGCCTGCGCGATCTGCAGCATGGGCAGGCGCTGGCGGACCTGCTGGCGGCCGCGCGCGAGGCAGCGGCGCTTACCCCCTTGTTCCTGAAGGTCGCACCCGACCTGGAGCCCGCGCAGATCGACGAGATTGCCCGCGCGGCGATCGACCACCGTATCGATGCGCTGATCGTCAGCAACACGACGATCTCGCGGCCGGCGCTGCGGTCGGGCAATGCGGGTGAGGCGGGGGGGCTGTCCGGCGCTCCGCTTGCCACGCTGGCGGGGCAGCGCCTCGCTGACTTCCGCACCGCGACCGGAGCGCGACTGCCCCTGATCTCGGCCGGCGGCATCGCGCGTGCGGACGAAGCCTATGCCCGCATCCGTGCGGGCGCGAGTTTGGTGCAGGTCTATTCGGCCTTGGTGTATGAAGGCCCGGGCCTCGCACGGTCGATCGCGACCGGGCTGGACAAGCTGCTTGCCCGCGACGGCTTCGCCAATGTCGCGGACGCCATCGGCGCCTGACCGATCCTCCCCTTGCAGGGGAGGATCATGGGCGCTTGCACGCCTCCCGCACCGCGCTAGGGTCATGCCCCATGAGAGCATTCGTCCTAGCCCTGCTCCCGCTTGTCGCGTCCTGCGCGCCGGTTGCGGATCGCCCCGCCACAGCCTCCTCTAGCGCGACCCAAGCCCCAGGCATGGTCAGCGCCGCCGATCCGCGCGCGGTCGCGGCGGGTGTCGAGATCCTGAAGGCCGGCGGCACCGCCACCGATGCCGCGATCGCGACGATGCTCGCGCTCGGCGTCGTTGAACCGCAGAGCTCGGGCCTGGGCGGCGGCAGCTTCTGGGTACGCCACCGCGTCGGCGGCACCCTCGACACGATCGATGCGCGCGAAACCGCGCCGATGGCGGCAGGGCCGCGCCTGTTCTATACCGACGCGGGGCAGCCGATGGACCACCGCCAGGCCGTGCCCGGCGGCAAGTCGGTCGGTGTCCCCGGCGCGCTGCGCGGCATGGCGCTGGCGCATCGTTCGGGCGGCAAGCTTCCCTGGGCCCGGTTGTTTCAGCCGGCGATCCGGCTGGCGAAGGACGGGTGGCAGCTGACCCCGCGCTTCGTCGATGGTCTGGCCAGAAACGGCACCCACATCACGCCCGAGCTGCGCGCGATCTTCTCGCCCGGCGGCACCGCGCTGCCCGCCGGCAGCACCGTGCGCAACCCGGACATGGCCGCCTTCCTCGAACGCCTCGCCAGCCGGGGCGCCGACAGCTTCTACGTCGGCCCCGACGCGCAGAAGCTGGTGACGACCGTCCGCACGGCACAGCGCAACCCGTCGCAGATGACGATCGGCGACATGGCCAGCTACGCCGCCAAGCCGCGCGACCCGGTCTGCGTGCCGTATCGCAGCTACCGCATCTGCGGCATGGGCCCACCGTCGTCGGGCGGCATCACCGTGCTGATGATCCTGAAGCAGCTCGAACGCTTCGACCTGAAGGCGCTGGGCAAGGACAGCGCGACTGCCTGGCACTTGTTCGCCGAGAGCTCGCGCCTCGCCTATGCCGATCGCAACCTGTACATCGGCGACCCCGATTTCGTTCGCGTGCCCATCGCCGGCATGCTCGACCCCGCCTATCTCGCCAGCCGCTCGGCGCTGATTTCGCCTAACACGACCATGGCCAGCGTCACCGCCGGCACGCCCCCGGGTGCCCCGCCGCGCGTGCGCGCCGAACCCGCCGAGACGCCCGGCACGACCAGCCTGTCGGTCGCCGATCGCATGGGCAACGTCGTTGCGGTCACGACGACGATCGAGGGGGTCTATGGCTCCGGCCTGACCGTCAACGGCATCGTGCTGAACAACGAACTGACCGACTTCGACACCGTACCGGTCAAGGACGGCTATCTGGTCGCGAACCGGGTCGAAGGCGGCAAGCGTCCGCGCAGCTCGATGGCGCCGACGATCGTCTATGACGCGCAAGGGCGGGTCCGCCTGTCGGTCGGCGCGGCCGGTGGCCCGACGATCATCGCGCAGATCGCCAAGGCGATCATGGGCGTGATCGATTTCGACCTGTCCGCTCAGGACGCGATCGCCATGGGCCTGCTCTATGCACCCGGCCCCGGCGGGGTCGCGGAATCCGGCACCGAACGCGCCGCGATGGTGCCCGCACTCCAGGCGCTGGGCGAACGCGTGACTGTCGGCGGCCTCGGCCTCAAGGCGAACGCCGTCGAATGGGTCGGCGGCCGCTGGGTCGGCGGGGCGGACCCGCGCAGCGAGGGCGTCGCCGGCGACGAGACGGGATATGTCACCCAGATCAGGCGGTTCGGCAAGGACCCGACCCGGCCGCCGGAGTGACACACCCGTTCGTGCCGAGCTGGTCGAAGCACCGCCCTTCCACCCGCGAGCGATATGCGCGGGGCAGGAAGTCCGGCGCTTCGACAAACGCAGCACCAACGGATTATGACGAGAGAATATCGGCCCGAGCCGAGCCCAGGAGAGACCATGCCCGCCGCCCCCCGCCTCCTCGAACATTTTCCCAATCTGGTGACGATGTTCTTCACGCGCGCCGCCGAAAAGGGTGACGCCCCGTTCCTGTGGGGCAAGTCCGGCGGCACGTGGCATTCGACCAGCTGGGCGGAGGCCGCACGCCAGGTCGCGGCGCTGGCCACCGCGCTGAAGGCGGCCGGCCTGCGCGCCGGCGACCGCGTGATGCTGGTCAGCGAAAACCGCCCCGAATGGTGCATCTCCGACCTCGCCATCATGGCCGCGGGATGCGTGACCGTTCCGACCTACATCACCAATACCGAACGCGATCATCAGCATATCCTGGAAAATTCGGGCGCCTGTGCGGTCATCGTGTCGACGCAGAAACTGGCGAAGGTGCTGATGCCCGCCGTCCTGCGCTCGCAGGCGCGGATCGTCATCGGCTTCGACGAACTGAAGCTCGGCCAGCCGGGATCGATCGAATTCCACGACTGGCGGACGCTGATTGCGGAACATGCGACCGATCCGAAGACGATCGCCGATGCCGCGACGATGCAGCGTAGCGATCTGGCGTGCATCATCTACACCAGCGGCACCGGCGGCGCCCCGCGGGGCGTGATGCAGCACCACGGCGCGATCCTGCACAACATCGCGGGTGCCGCGCGCGTCGTGTCGGAAGATTTCGGCTGGGACGACGAAGTGTTCCTGTCCTTCCTCCCCCTCAGCCACGCGTATGAACATACAGGCGGCCAGTTCCTGCCGATCGGGCTGGGCGCGGAAATCTACTACAGCGAGGGCCTCGACAAGCTCGCCTCCAACATCGAGGAGGTTCGCCCGACGCTGATGGTCGTCGTGCCGCGCCTGTTCGAAGTGCTGCGTACGCGGATCAGCAAGGCGATCGAGAAACAGGGCAAGCTCAGCAATTATCTGCTCGACCGCGCGATCAAGATCGGCGGCAAGAAGGCAGCGGGCAAGCCCGGCTCGCCACTCGACCTGCCGATGAAGCTGGTGCTGGAGACGCTGTTCAAACCCAAGATCGGCAAGAAGTTCGGCGGTCGCATGAAGGCGATGGTCTCCGGCGGCGCGCCGCTCAACCCGGAAGTCGGCATCTTCTTCGAATCGCTCGGCCTGACGTTTCTTCAGGGCTATGGCCAGACCGAGGCCGCACCGGTCATCAGCTGCAATCGCCCCGCCGCCGGCCTCAAGCACGACACCGTCGGTCCGCCGCTGGCCGATACCGAGGTGCGGATCGCGGAGGACGGCGAGATCCTGGTCCGCGGCGAACTCGTCATGCACGGCTATTGGCGCAACGAGGACGAAACGGCGCGGGTGCTGAAAGACGGCTGGCTCCACACCGGCGACATCGGCGTGATCGACGACAACGGTCGGATCAAGATCACCGATCGCAAGAAGGACATCATCGTCAACGACAAGGGCGACAACGTCGCGCCGCAGAAGATCGAAGGCATGCTGACGCTGCAGAACGAGATCGTCCAGGCGATGGTCTACGGCGACCGCAAGCCGTACATGACCGCGGTCATCGTCCCTGATCCGGAATGGACGCAGGAATATTGCGCCAAGTCAGGAACGGGGTGCAATTTCGCCAGGTTGAAGGAAGATCATGGCTTCAAGGCCGCGATCGGTGCAGCGGTGGAACGGGTGAACAAGGACCTGTCGCAGATCGAACGCATCCGTCGCTTCATCTTGGCCGACGAACCCTTCGCGATCGAAAATCAGCAGCTGACCCCCAGCCTGAAGATCCGCCGCCATGTCCTGCGAGAGGTTTACGGCCAGCGGCTGGACGGGCTGTACAAGGGGTAGGGGCATCGGCCCCCTTCCGGCTCGCGCGTCAGAACGAATAGGACGACATCAGCAGCAGCCCGAGCTGCGACCGGCGTTTGAACCGCAGCGTATCGCCGGCCGGCAGCGGCTGATCCTCGACGATGCCGTTGCCCAGCGTCTGCGCGTTGATGTCGACCATCGCGCCGATCCCCAGGTTGAAGCTGTCCGTGCTCTTCGACGACCGGCGCAGGCCCACCATGATGCCGGTGCCGATCGCGTCGATCACATTGTCGGTGCCGGGCTGCAGCGCGACGAACGGACCGATGCCCCATTGCGCCCGCACCGTTTCACACGTCCGCTTCGGCGGATAGACGGTCGCCCCCTTATCCGCTTCGTCCGCAGCGGCCTGCGGTGTCGGCTCGCTCCATTTCTCGCATCGGTTGTGCAAGCCCAGGAAGTCGCTGGTATTGCCGTTCAGTCGGCTGTTGACGGGCGTGAACAGATAATGTGACTCGAGCACGAAGCGCGCGGACGAATTCTCGCTGCGGTTGACGCGGACGATGTTGTTGACCAGTTCCGCCTCGCGGATGCGCTGATATTTGCCGGTGTCGAGGGTATAGGCGATGCCGACACCGAATTCGATGCCGCCGAACTTGCGTTTGTTCTCGCCGTCGCGGATGTCCTCCTGGCTGTAAGGAGTCACGGTCGTCTTCTGACTGACGGTGGTGCCGTCCTTCGTCATACTCGTCTCGGTGGTGACGGTCGCACCGCTGCTCTCGGCCGCCTCGACCAGCGCGCTCGGCACGGGCACCGCCGGCGGAGCGGGTAGGATCGTGGCGGCGGGCAGGGCAGGCACGGGGGCCCTGAGTGCTGCCAGCCGCGCGCGTTGCGCGCTCAGCGCCGCCTGCTGCGCTGCCACGGCCTTCTCGCTTTCGGCGATCTCGGCCTGCAACGCCTTCGCCTGCAACGCCTCATATGTCGCGCGCG
The nucleotide sequence above comes from Roseomonas aeriglobus. Encoded proteins:
- a CDS encoding patatin-like phospholipase family protein, coding for MADADPRRNVRTRDAALPLPDCVALVLQGGGALGSYQAGVIEALADTGIAIDWVAGISIGAVNAAIVAGNPPERRVERLKAFWDTTTSALPSFPIFPQDQVREFVHEWSAWSVMATGVPGFFSPRGVPPTFAAPGTPAALSFYDSAPLAKTLDTLIDWDLLNTGPVRLSVGAVDVESGNFRYFDTSSERLDARHIMASGALPPGLPPVEIDGRWYWDGGIVSNTPLTHVLDHQTAEMLVFQVDLFSASADRPKTIMDVMAREKEIRFSSRTRQVSAERLKLRKEREAIRTLIAKLPPELRKDPEVAALAQEADEPPVSLVHLIYRANAWEGGARDFEFSARTMREHWTAGRAAVAETMAKSRLVASNILDGRTAAFDLTRG
- a CDS encoding 3-hydroxybutyrate dehydrogenase; the protein is MFLKGKTALITGSTSGIGLAYAKALAGEGANIVINGFGDTDAIEKERAALEQTSGGKALYSGHDLTKVDQIEAMMRQAADTFGGVDILINNAGMQHVAPVEAFPLDKWDLIIALNLNAAFHTTRLAVPYMKEKKWGRIVQTASAHSLVASPFKSAYVTAKHGLAGFTKTVALELATFGVTANCISPGYVWTPLVENQIPDTMKARGMTRDQVINDVLLAGQPTKQFVTPEQVAATALFLCSDAASQITGANLSVDGGWTAA
- a CDS encoding DUF4893 domain-containing protein — protein: MSAFAFLTAALAACTPVQDGASAQTGATAPATECRLPSGANWREVATPDDRTRLRTWRDAWTAALDTIRARGGLAAVTGEGALLEPDRALGTDPMPPAGDYRCRTIKLGVRDETRAPVAPQAALPCRIARDGDVLRLTQGEGPQRVNGTLYPDTAVRGVFLGTLALTDEPTPLAYGSDSMRDMAGLVERVADGKWRIVLPRPALESTLDVIEVTPAG
- a CDS encoding SDR family oxidoreductase, yielding MMDTNTLFRLDGRVALVTGGSRGIGKMIARGFIESGAKVYISARKAEACFATAEELGPNCIALPQDVSTVAGCKALAEQLAEQESALDILVNNAGAAWGVPFEEFPESGWDKVMDLNVKSPFFLTQALHAALKAGAARTRPAKVINITSIDGMRLNAWETYSYQASKAALIQLTKRMAARLVRDGINVTSIAPGAFASDMNKAARDHGDAVGKSIPAGRIGEAEDMAGAAIYLASRAGDYVIGETITVDGGLVHAALGSSIDH
- a CDS encoding acyl-CoA dehydrogenase family protein; the encoded protein is MALDAETFDALVTQVRRFVADRLRPIEARVEADDAVPPEIIDEMKAMGLFGLSIAEDYGGLGLTMAEEARIAIELGRTTPAFRSAFGTNVGIGSQGLVMAGTDEQKAAWLPRIASGEVVTSFALTEPDVGSDSGAVQTRAVRTKDSNGADVYRLSGTKRYITNADRADLFTVMARTGDDPGGRGVSAFLVPRDLPGVSVGEPEKKMGQKGAKVADVHFDDVPVPAANRLGAEGEGFKIAMRVLDRGRLHIAAVCVGVAERLIADSVAYACERKQFGKAIGEHQLVQAMIADSKTEALAARALVLDAADRKDRGADVVLESAAAKYFASEMVGRVADRAVQIYGGAGYIADHGIERLYRDVRLFRIYEGTSQIQQLIIARETMKRGG
- a CDS encoding quinone-dependent dihydroorotate dehydrogenase produces the protein MRWYHPLLFALDAEQAHRLTIRALAAAGKRTGKVVTSPRLANIVAGVHFPNPVGLAAGADKDGEAVHGFHGLGFGSVEVGTLTPLPQAGNPKPRLFRLVEDRGVINRMGFNNGGLQAALDRLPRERAGVLGINVGANKDATDRIADYVTGVALASRCADYVTINISSPNTPGLRDLQHGQALADLLAAAREAAALTPLFLKVAPDLEPAQIDEIARAAIDHRIDALIVSNTTISRPALRSGNAGEAGGLSGAPLATLAGQRLADFRTATGARLPLISAGGIARADEAYARIRAGASLVQVYSALVYEGPGLARSIATGLDKLLARDGFANVADAIGA
- the ggt gene encoding gamma-glutamyltransferase, with amino-acid sequence MVSAADPRAVAAGVEILKAGGTATDAAIATMLALGVVEPQSSGLGGGSFWVRHRVGGTLDTIDARETAPMAAGPRLFYTDAGQPMDHRQAVPGGKSVGVPGALRGMALAHRSGGKLPWARLFQPAIRLAKDGWQLTPRFVDGLARNGTHITPELRAIFSPGGTALPAGSTVRNPDMAAFLERLASRGADSFYVGPDAQKLVTTVRTAQRNPSQMTIGDMASYAAKPRDPVCVPYRSYRICGMGPPSSGGITVLMILKQLERFDLKALGKDSATAWHLFAESSRLAYADRNLYIGDPDFVRVPIAGMLDPAYLASRSALISPNTTMASVTAGTPPGAPPRVRAEPAETPGTTSLSVADRMGNVVAVTTTIEGVYGSGLTVNGIVLNNELTDFDTVPVKDGYLVANRVEGGKRPRSSMAPTIVYDAQGRVRLSVGAAGGPTIIAQIAKAIMGVIDFDLSAQDAIAMGLLYAPGPGGVAESGTERAAMVPALQALGERVTVGGLGLKANAVEWVGGRWVGGADPRSEGVAGDETGYVTQIRRFGKDPTRPPE
- a CDS encoding long-chain fatty acid--CoA ligase, coding for MPAAPRLLEHFPNLVTMFFTRAAEKGDAPFLWGKSGGTWHSTSWAEAARQVAALATALKAAGLRAGDRVMLVSENRPEWCISDLAIMAAGCVTVPTYITNTERDHQHILENSGACAVIVSTQKLAKVLMPAVLRSQARIVIGFDELKLGQPGSIEFHDWRTLIAEHATDPKTIADAATMQRSDLACIIYTSGTGGAPRGVMQHHGAILHNIAGAARVVSEDFGWDDEVFLSFLPLSHAYEHTGGQFLPIGLGAEIYYSEGLDKLASNIEEVRPTLMVVVPRLFEVLRTRISKAIEKQGKLSNYLLDRAIKIGGKKAAGKPGSPLDLPMKLVLETLFKPKIGKKFGGRMKAMVSGGAPLNPEVGIFFESLGLTFLQGYGQTEAAPVISCNRPAAGLKHDTVGPPLADTEVRIAEDGEILVRGELVMHGYWRNEDETARVLKDGWLHTGDIGVIDDNGRIKITDRKKDIIVNDKGDNVAPQKIEGMLTLQNEIVQAMVYGDRKPYMTAVIVPDPEWTQEYCAKSGTGCNFARLKEDHGFKAAIGAAVERVNKDLSQIERIRRFILADEPFAIENQQLTPSLKIRRHVLREVYGQRLDGLYKG